The following coding sequences are from one Chloroflexota bacterium window:
- the icd gene encoding NADP-dependent isocitrate dehydrogenase: MSYSTINVPAEGKKISIQNGELQVPDQPIMPFIEGDGTGRDIWRASVRVFDAAVKKAYGGKRKIHWMEVYAGEKAFENFGSWLPDETIEAFTEFLVGIKGPLTTPIGGGIRSLNVALRKALDLYVCLRPVQYLEGVPSPVKRPQDVDMVIFRENTEDIYTGAEFEYGTEENAAFITALKEQFPEQYAKFRFPDTAGISIKPVSVEGTERLVRAAIRWALDNGRKGVSLVHKGNIMKFTEGAFRNWGYELATREFRDEIVTERETWILGNKEANPDLTVEKNARMIDPGFEMMAPDKQQEILDEVEAALELWDTHGNGQWKSKLRIKDTIADIVFQQTITRAKEFDVLATMNLNGDYLSDALAAQIGGMGIAPGANINYETGAAIFEATHGTAPKYADKDQVNPGSVILSGEMMFRYMGWHEAADLIIKGMREAVKAKTVTYDFHRLMEGATKLKCSEFGDAIIEHMDD; the protein is encoded by the coding sequence ATGTCGTATTCTACGATCAATGTCCCCGCTGAGGGCAAAAAAATTAGCATTCAAAATGGAGAATTACAGGTTCCAGATCAGCCCATTATGCCCTTTATCGAGGGCGATGGCACCGGACGCGATATCTGGCGCGCCTCCGTGCGTGTGTTTGATGCCGCGGTTAAAAAAGCCTATGGCGGGAAGCGCAAAATTCATTGGATGGAAGTATACGCCGGTGAGAAAGCCTTTGAGAATTTCGGTTCCTGGCTGCCCGATGAAACCATTGAAGCATTTACAGAATTTCTGGTCGGGATTAAAGGCCCGCTGACCACACCCATCGGCGGCGGTATCCGCTCGCTGAATGTAGCTTTACGCAAAGCCCTGGATTTATATGTCTGCCTGCGCCCGGTGCAATACCTGGAAGGTGTGCCTTCACCAGTGAAACGCCCCCAAGATGTAGATATGGTCATCTTCCGCGAGAACACCGAAGATATTTACACCGGCGCGGAGTTTGAATATGGCACCGAAGAAAATGCGGCTTTCATCACCGCACTCAAAGAACAATTCCCTGAGCAATACGCCAAGTTCCGCTTCCCGGATACGGCTGGCATCAGCATCAAGCCGGTCTCTGTGGAAGGCACCGAACGCCTGGTGCGCGCCGCCATCCGTTGGGCGCTGGATAATGGACGTAAAGGTGTCAGCCTGGTACACAAGGGCAACATCATGAAGTTCACCGAAGGCGCCTTCCGTAACTGGGGCTACGAACTCGCCACGCGTGAATTCCGTGATGAAATTGTCACCGAGCGCGAAACCTGGATTTTAGGTAACAAGGAAGCCAATCCAGATTTGACCGTGGAAAAAAACGCCCGCATGATTGACCCCGGCTTCGAGATGATGGCCCCTGACAAGCAACAAGAAATTCTGGATGAGGTAGAGGCCGCGCTTGAATTGTGGGATACCCACGGCAACGGGCAGTGGAAGAGTAAATTGCGCATCAAAGATACGATTGCCGATATTGTCTTCCAGCAGACGATCACGCGCGCCAAAGAATTTGATGTGCTTGCCACGATGAACCTGAACGGCGATTATCTCTCCGACGCGCTGGCCGCGCAGATCGGCGGCATGGGCATTGCCCCCGGGGCCAATATCAACTACGAGACCGGCGCGGCCATCTTCGAGGCCACGCACGGTACGGCTCCCAAATACGCCGATAAAGATCAGGTCAACCCTGGCTCGGTGATTCTCTCTGGTGAAATGATGTTCCGATATATGGGCTGGCACGAAGCCGCCGATCTCATCATCAAGGGTATGCGTGAAGCTGTCAAAGCCAAAACCGTGACGTATGATTTCCACCGTTTGATGGAAGGCGCGACCAAATTG